Below is a genomic region from Paraburkholderia phenazinium.
TGTTATATGACGGCACCCAGATCATCGCGATCCAGGGAAGCAACAGCAACCAGAGCCAGCGCTTGCTGGCTCTGTTGGCGTCGGCGTCGTGAGCCATGACGTCTCCTCTTTCCTTTTATTGACTTGCGTCCCGTGGTTGACGGGCAATGAACCCCATACCGGAGAAGCCACGGGCGACCCGAAAGCAATGAAAGAGTATAGGAGTCGCAAAGGTACGGTCAAGCCGGGGCGACCCCGACGCAACGCCTGCTTGCCTCATCCGCCTAAATTGAGAACGACCCGCCGTGTTGCCCGGTCGATTCCCGCAGACCCTTGATCCACTGACGCGCGGGCAAGCCGAGTTCGGCTTCAATCAGCCTGGCGCGCGCTTCGAGCGTCGTGAACGGCACATCAAGTGCCGGGCCCGAAAACGCAATCGCCACGCGGTTGCCGTCATGCACTTCGGGCAGCGCGACCACACGGCCATCGAAGGCCTCGTTCATACGTTTCATGTTGCGCACGAAGCTCGGATGATCCCCGAACAGGTTCACCGTTACGAGGCCCGCGTCCGTCAGACACGCACGCACCGCGCGATAGAACGCCACGCTGTCGAGCACCGGACCGCGTGCTGTCGCATCGTAGACGTCGATCTGCAGCGCGCCGATGGTGCCGTGGTTCGTGCGATCGTTGACGAAGTCCCACGCATCGGTTTCATGCACGGTAAGACGGGCATCGTCGGACGGCAGCTGGAACATCGTGCGCGCGGCGATTACCACGGCCGGATTCAGTTCGACCGCTTCGACGTTCGAGCTCTTCAGGAAGCGATACGCAAACTTGGTCAGCGCCGCCGCGCCCAGCCCAAGTTGTACGATACGCTTCGGCGCTTCGAGGAACAGCAGCCAGGCCATCATCTGCTGCGCGTATTCGAGTTCGATGTGATCGGGCTTGCGCAGACGCATCGCGCCCTGCACCCACTCCGTGCCGAAATGCAGATAGCGCACGCCGCTTTCCTCCGAGAACGTCACCGGGGCAAAACGCGGCTTGCGTGGCGCTTCGATTTGCGGCGCGTCATCAAGGTCTTCGTCGCGTTGCGCGCGCTTGCCTGTCCGCAAAGTTTTCTGCCGGGTGGCGACCGATTCGGCTTCCCGGTTGCGGAATGCACGGGCCTCGGCCGAAGCGCGCTTGATCAGTTTCGTCATGTGAGGATGTCGCGCCAGAGACGCAATATTTTGGTCGAACGAGAGCATAGCATTCGCAGCACCCGAATTTCTTTTCCATGTACCCTGTTTGCAGAGCGTGTGCGGCCAGTTCGCAATCTGCTTTCCCGCACGCTATCCGGCCTTTACATTACTTGAAACTTTATTTCGCCGCGCCGTCATCGAAGCCTGATACGGTCGTCAGGACAGACTCACACCACCACAAAGGATCCTCGAGTATGAGCAACATCCACTTCATTGGCGGAGAAAAAGGCGGCGTGGGCAAATCGCTCGTCGCGCGCGTGCTGGCGCAGTACTTCATCGACACCAACGTGCCGTTTCTGGGCTTCGACACCGACCGCTCGCATGGCGCGTTGCTGCGCTTCTATGGCGATTACGCAGCGCCCGCGGTGCTGGACCGGCATGACAGCCTCGATCCCGTGATGGAAGCCGCACTCGAAGATCCGCAGCGGCGCATTCTGGTGGACCTCGCCGCCCAGACACAACAGCCGCTCGCCAAATGGCTCGACGATTCAGACGTGCTAACCGTGGCCGAAGAAAGTGGCCTCACGCTGACGTGGTGGCATGTGATGGATAGCGGCCGCGATTCGGTCGATCTGCTGCGGCAATGGCTCGACCAGTTCGGCGGGCGTCTCAAGCTGGTGATCGTTCTGAACGAAGTGCGTGGCGATCGCTTCGAGATTCTGGAAGCATCCGGCGAACGCGCACGGGCCGAGGCATTGGGCGCCAGCGTGATCACCCTGCGTCATCTGCCCGATACGACCATGCAGAAGATCGATCAGCAGAGCACGAGCTTTTGGGCCGCGGTCAATCATCCGGACCGCGCCGCTACAGGGCTTGGTCTGCTGGAGCGGCAACGCGTGAAGATATGGCTGCAGCGCGTGTATGGCGAGTTGGCGAAACTCGGGGTGTAGGCTAGGTGCGGCCGGCTAGGTACGACCGCTCTGCACGACCTTGGGCGAGGACGGCTCGACCAGCCAGCCGCGCAACGCTTCCCATGCCTTGAGCTTGTCCGTATAAGGCACGGTGTAGGCGGGGCTGCTCGAAGGAAGGCTGATGAACTCCACCTTGCCGGCTGCGCCGAGTAGTGCTCGCATGCCGAGTCGCGCAGCCGTGCCGCCGTTGAACGCGACCGCAACGAGATGAGGCAGCGATTCAACGAGTGCCGTCAGGTCGTTGCTGGCATGGTTGCGGATCCGGCTATCAAGGCTTCCCTCGCGCTGCGCCTCCGCGACGACGTCCCAGAGACCGACGCGATGACGCAGCAGCGTCTGCAGACGCGCGAGGTAATCGAGGCTGTGAACCTCCTCGCCAATCACGTCGCCGATCAGATGCCAGAAGCGGTTCTGCTTGTGCGCGTAGTACTGCGATTGCGCAAGCGAGACTTCGCCCGGCAGACTACCTAGAACCAGGACTCTCGTATTGGCATCCACGACGGGAGGAAAGCAGCGCTTTTGCGTCGTCATGCAAGCTACCCCTTGCGGGTTTCGCGCTGCACCGGATGGGCACGCGACGCGGTGTGCTCAAGCGGCCGGCCGTGTTCGCGCACGTGGATGCGCTGCGGTTCATGCCCAGACAATTCGGCCTTGGAAGACACCAGATGTGTCCACAAGGCGGGCAACATGCACTCGGTGACCATCAGCGGCGCGCCATGGCGCTCGAACACCGAGCGGCGCGCAACCAGCGCCTGCGGATGCCGATGCCCCTCACCAATCTCGCGCGCAGCCAGCCGATACAGCGGATGACGCGCTGTGAGCCTGCGGCTCACTAGCGCCGAACGCGCGACGCTGCTATCGCTGTAGAGCAGTTCGGCCAGCGGCCGCGTGCGCAACTTGCGCATGGCCTGCCAGACGCCAACGCTCGCGGCCAGTGGCGCAATGCTATGCGCCGCGACGAACGGCGTACCGTCCACTGACAACACCACCTCACGGACCCACACCGGTGCGCGGCACTCGACGCCAAGTGCGTCGCACTCATCGGCCCATGGCAGCGCCACCGCTTCGCGTGTGACCCGCACCGCAACGGCGCCGAGCGTGCGCAGATGCGCGGTGAGCGAGCCACCGCGGGTGAGCCAGTCTTTCTGGTCCCGGCTGAAACCGGGTAAGGGCGCGACGCGCCAATGGGCGTCAGCGGCATTGAAACGGATAGCCATGGTGTCGGATTATAACGGCGCCGTGTAGGGATACGCCTTTCAGCGCGCAGCTTACAAGGTTCCCCACCACCTCGCTTCCAGACTGACCTGCGTCAACCCATCTCCGGCTTTCGGACTGTTCCGATTCTCCGTTCACCGCCCCGCACGATAAAAGATCGCTGCGTTACGAAGTCGGCGGTCCGCTCTTCCATGTGTCGCGGACGCGCCATGTGATCAGATACCAAAGGAGAAGACTAGAGATGAGAAGATTCCTGAGTGCAAGCGCGTGCGCCATGGCCGCGCTGGTTTTGGCCGGTTGCGCCGCGCCGCTGGATCGGGCCAAAGAGACATCGTTGAATCAGGCTGTGGGCATCGAGGTGAAACCGGTTGCCGGCGGCGTCTCCGTCAAACTGCCTGAGACTGCGCTGTTCGACTTCGGCAAGTCGGAGATACGTCCCGACGCGGCTGCAGTCATCAACCGTTCGGCGGTCTTGCTCAATCGCAGCAAGAAGCCGATCCTCGTCGAAGGGTACACCGACAACGTCGGCACGCTCGAGTACAACCAGCAACTGTCGGAAGCACGCGCCACAGCGGTGGGTTATGCGCTGGTGGCACGCGGCGTGGCCACGGAGCGCATCCGCACCAAGGGCAACGCCTACAACAATCCCGTAGCCAGCAACGATACGCCTGAGGGACGCGCGCTGAACCGGCGCACCGAGATCCTCGTGCATGGCGAGACAATGGATACGTTGATGGGACGCTAGGCAGCGAGCTCCTCGCGCGCTACGTTGATGGCGTCCCTGAAGCAGTGGACGCTGTTCAATGCGTGGGCCAACCGCTCGAGCGCATCGGCGTGCTGGTATGGCTGTATCGACTGGTTTGTCTGATGTGCTGCCAGATAGGTGTCAGCGCGAGCAATCAGCGTGTCGAGTTCTTCCATGCTCCACCATCGTTCGCAAGCGTGCCGCCACCCGCTCGACCACCGTCGCCCACGCGCCAGGTTCGGGCTGCCTGTAGAGCTGAACCGAGTCGTACCAGGGCTGCGTTTCCGCGTTGCCCCAGCACCAGTGCGAGACATGATCGAGCATTGCCAGTACCGGACGGCCTAACGAGCCGCCCAGATGCAACGGCGCACTGTCGACAGTCACCACAGCATCGAGTGCAGCGACAAGTGCGGCAACGTCATCGAAGCCAGCCTCGTAGCGCCCAGTGAGATCACGCACGCGATAGCCCTGCGCTGTCATGGCTGCTACATCTGCACTCAGCCCCGGCGTGAGCGGATAGAACACGACGCCCGGCAGCGCGAGAACCGGCGCCAGTGATGCAAGAGGAATCGAACGCTTTGCGTCGCGGCGGTGCGTCGGACTGCCGGACCAGACGAGCCCAACGTGCAGCAAGGGCGAAGGCGCATCGTCCACCCTCACCTTCTTCTGCCAATGCGCCAGTCGCTGCGGATCCGCCTGCAAGTAAGCCCCACCGCGCACCTGGTCCAGTTGCAAACCGAGCGTGAGCGGCAAGCTCATCATCGGCAAACCGAAGTCGGGCTTGCCGAGCGGACCCTCTTCGATCGAAACGCAATCGGCATAAAAACGCCGGAACAACGGCGCGAGCGCCCGCCGCACTGCCAGCACCAACCGGCCGCCTTCGTCGTGTACGCGCGCTGCCAGCTCCGGGAGAAACCGCACCATCTGGATATCGTCGCCATTGCCCTGCTCGCTATGCACGACGAGCGTCTTGCCCGCGAGCGGTTCGCCACGCCAGCGCGGACACAGGTTCGCCATCAAGGCAACGATGTTGTTCACCTCACGATCGTCGCGTTTCAAGCGCGCTTCGAAACGCGGCCACGCTGCCGACCAGTCGCCTCGGCGCAACTCCAGGTCGGCCAGATCGACGGCAGGCAAGGCGGCATCCGGGTCCAGCGCAAGCGAGGCATGTAGCATTGCTTCACTTTCATCGTAGCGCGCCTGCTCGGCGAGGTACTGACCAATGGCGGCGAGAACGGCCGCATTGCCGGGCGCTGCCGCATCGACTGCGCGCATCGTCGCCTCGGCGCCGGCGGCGTCGTTGCGCTGCCATTGCGCGTGACTCAGTTGCCAGGAGATTTCCGCGTCGGCAGGGTGCTTCGCGAGTACCTCACGACACACACGTTCGACCGTGTCCCAATCGCGAATCTCGCGATACGCCAGCGCCAGTTGCAACGGCAGCGCGGGATGAATCGCCGGATCGAGCGCATAGGCTCGCAAGAGCGCCTCGCGTCGCTCCGCACTCGCCACAGGACCCGGCATCGACGAGAGCGCAATAGCGAGCCACCAGGGCGCACGCCCATCTTGAGGCGCATGCCGGCCGTAAGCACGCAGCATATGCGCTGCCGCCGAATGCGCCTGGCACGAGTCGATCAGCCACGCAATCCATTGGATCGACGCCTCAACGGATTGCGCCCCCACCGCCAGTTCGCTGTAGCGCTTTGCGACATCTTGCTTGCCGAGCGCATCGGCAAACAGCGCGAGCCGCGCATAGCGGCCGCCACTGAGGGTTTCGCCGCCGGACAGCGAGGCGCTGTGATATGCCTGCTCGAATTGCCCGGCGCTCGCGCACAGGTCCGCGTGAATCTGCGGTGTCACACCGTCTTGCGCCAGCGCGACTGCGCGATGCTGAGCAGCGTCGAAACCCAGCTCGCAAAGGGCGGACCACACGAGATAAACGGGATCATCCAGCGTGACTGCGTTTGTTTCGGACATGGAAGAAATTGAAGAAGGTGACGATGAGACCTCGGGCCGTCACACACAGAGATCCCTTCAAGATCGATCGTGCGTCCGGGGCCGGAGCGCCACAGCATATGACGAATTTGCGCTAGCGCATCTCATATTCAGATCTCAAATTAATCGCGTTGATAAATTTTAGTTAGTAAACCATACTGATTTTCGTTCGGCCGAACGCGACTCACCCCTTTAATCCACATTAAGAATAATCGCAAAGGAAATGAAATTGAATCAGAGCCTAAAAGAAACATCTGATCGCATTGCGCATCTGGCTGCGGTCGTGCTCGCGCGGCCTAGTTCATCGCATCTGGAAAAAGAACTGGCGGGTTCTGCGCTTGCGCAACATCACACGGCGAAGCAGACTAGCGCGGCTATTGGCAGCCTGGCAGCCAGAGTGCTGGCCGACCACAACGCCTGTATGGAAGCGCGGGAACTGGCCGGGTCGGTGCTCGCGCAGGTTCGTCGGCACGAGCAGGCACCTGCAAGTTAAGTAGCTGCATCGGCAAAAAAAATGCGCTGCCGTGAAGCAGCGCATTTCCCTGAGCCTATTTTCAAACCTACGACTAACGCCTAAAAAACCGGCGTCTCGATCGCGTTTAACCTGCGCGTGCCAACAGCAGCGTGTTGGTCCGCTTGACGAAGCTCGCCGGATCTTCCAGCGCGCCGCCTTCTGCAAGCATGGCCTGGTCGAACAGCAGATGACACCAGTCGTCGAAGTTCGCGCTATCCGTATGCAGGGTCTTCACCAGCGCGTGCTCTGGGTTCACTTCCAGAATCGGATGGAACGACGGTGCCTGCTGACCGGCGGCCTTCAGCATGCGCTGCAGGTAACCGCTCATCTCGCCATCGTCGGCCACGAGGCAGGACGGCGAGTCGGTCAGGCGGAACGTCAAACGCACGTCTTTAGCCTTGTCCTTCAACGCTTCCTTCATCTTCTCGACGAGCGGCTTCAACTCTTCGCTGACCTTTTCCTGCGCCTGCTTTTCCTCGTCGTTCAATGCGCCCAGATCGAGGTCGCCACGCGCGACGCTTTGCAGCGGCTTGCCGTCGAACTCATTCAGGAACGACAGCATCCATTCGTCGACGCGATCGGTCAGCAGCAGCACTTCCACGCCCTTCTTGCGGAACACTTCGAGGTGCGGGCTATGCGTCGCGGCCTGGAACGTGTCGGCGGTCACGTAGTAGATCTTGGTCTGCTCGGGCTTCATGCGCGCGACATAATCCGCCAGCGAGACCGTCTGCTCAGGCGACTCGTTATGCGTCGAGGCGAAGCGGATCAGCTTGGCGATCCGGTCCTTGTTGGCGAAATCCTCACCCACGCCTTCCTTCAGCGCCTGACCGAATTCCTTCCAGAACGTCGCATACTTTTGCTTGTCGGCGTCGTTATCGGCGTTTGCCAGATCTTCGAGCATCGACAGCGAACGCTTGGTCACGCCTTCGCGGATCGCCTTCACATCGCGGCTTTCCTGAAGGATTTCACGCGACACGTTCAGCGGCAGATCGCTCGAGTCGACCACGCCCTTGATGAAACGCAGATACGTGGGCAGCAGTTGCTCGGCATCGTCCATGATGAAGACGCGCTTCACATACAGCTTCAGCCCGCCGCGATGATCGCGGTTCCACATGTCGAAGGGCGCCGCGCTCGGCACGTACAGCAGTTGAGTATATTCGCTGCGGCCTTCGACGCGGTTATGCGTCCACGTCAGCGGCTCCTGATGGTCGTGCGACAGATGCTGATAGAACTGCTTGTACTGCTCGTCGGTGATGTCGCTCTTGGAACGGGTCCACAGCGCGCTCGCCTGGTTGACGGTCTCGTCCTCGTCCTTCGTGACCATCTCGCTCTTTTCCGCATCCCATTCTTCCTTCTGCATCAGGATGGGCAGCGCGACGTGGTCCGAATACTTCTGGATGATCGACTTCAGACGGTGCGACGACAGCAGTTCGTCTTCTTCGGGGCGCAAATGCAGCGTGATGGTCGTGCCGCGCTGCGCGCGCTCGATCGTCTCCACTGCGAAATCGCCTTCACCGGCGCTTTCCCAGCGCACGCCCTCGGCCGCCGACAAACCGGCACGGCGCGTTTCGACGGTAATCTTGTCGGCGACGATAAAGCCCGAGTAGAAACCCACGCCGAACTGGCCAATCAATGCCGCGTCTTTTTGCTGATCGCCGGAGAGCTTGCCGAAGAATTCCTTGGTGCCCGAGCGCGCGATCGTGCCCAGATGCGAGACCGCTTCGTCGCGGCTCATGCCGATGCCGTTGTCGTCGATCGTGACGGTGCGGGCGGCCTTGTCGTACGAAATACGAATCCGCAGATTCGGGTCGTTTTCGTAGAGCGCGTTGTTTCCGATCGCTTCGAAACGCAGCTTGTCGGCAGCATCCGAGGCGTTCGAAATCAGCTCACGCAGAAAAATTTCCTTGTTGCTGTACAGCGAATGAATCATCAGTTGCAGAAGCTGTTTCACTTCTGCCTGAAAGCTCATGGTTTCTTGTGCCATGGTCGGACTTCCTTTCTCTGTTGCGGTTGATTCGGATCGGGGGCTAATTGGGTACTATCGCCACGATTTCAAGAGGCGCGCCGCGCGACGCCATCCAGATAGCGGCACAGGAAGGCCGGCAGCGCCGGATCGCCGCAATTGGCGACGTTAAAGCGGGTCCAGCTCGACGGCGACTGCTGCGGCGAAAACAGGCTGCCCGGCGTCAGCAGAAAGCCGGCCTCATGCGCGGCGGCGGCAAGCACGTCCGAGTCGACGCCAGTATCGGCCCACAGGAAGATGCCCGCGCCGGGTGTCTGGAACAGCTTCATCCCTGTCTTCTCGAGCATCCGCGCGGACTTGTCGCGCACGCCGTCGAGGCGCGCCCGCAGCCGTTCCACGTGACGCCGGTAGTGGCCTTCGGTGAGGATCTTGTACAGCACGCGCTCGTTGAGCTCGGGACTCGTCATGCCGACCAGCATTTTCTGGTCCGTGACGGCCTTCGCGACCTCCGGCGAACAGGCGATGAAACCGACCCGCAGATTGGCCGCCAGCGTCTTCGAAAAGCTGCCGAGGTAGATCACGCGCTTTAACTGGTCGAGGCTCGCAAGCCGCGTAGCCGGATAACCGGGCGGGCAAAGATCGCCGTAGACATCGTCCTCGACGACGATGAAATCGTATTCTTCCGCGAGCCGCAGGATGCGGAAGGCCTGCGCAGCGGTGAGCGAGGTGCCGGTCGGATTCTGCAGCACCGAGTTGATCACCAGCATTTTCGGGCGCCACATCTGCACCAGCGTTTCGAACGCATCCAGATCCGGCCCGTCCGGTGTGTACGGCATGCCGACGAGGTGCGCGCCTTGCGAGACAAAGCGGCCGAACATCTGGAACCAGGCCGGGTCGCCGACAATCACCGCGTCGCCGGGCTGCACAAAAATGCGTGAGATCAGGTCGATCGCCTGGGTGATGCCCGAGGCGAGTACGATCTGATCCGGCGACGCGCCGATTTCCAGCTCCTCGAGCCGGGTCTGCAACTGCTGACGCAGCGGCAGGAAGCCTTGCGGCGTGCCGAAACTGAGCATCTGGGCGCCGCTTTGCCGGCCCAGCGTGCGCAGCGCGCCAGTGATCAGTTCGCCGTCGAGCCAGCGGCTCGGCAGGAAGCCGAGACCGGGGCCGCGTTCCGGCCTGGTCGAAGTCTGGAGCATGTTGCGCAGGAGCCAGACGACGTCGATCGTCTTCGTGGCGGGCGCGGCTTCGGGGTTCTGACGGCGCTCGCCGGGCATGGGAGCGGCCAGACGTTCGCGCACGTAGAAACCGGAGCCGCGCCGCGAATCGAGGTAGCCTTGGGCGACGAGCCGCTCGTAGGCCTCCACCACCGTAAAGCGCGACACGCCCTTGTCCAGCGCGAGCTTGCGGATGGACGGCATGCGCATGCCGGCGCGGAACACGCGTTCCTCAATGCGGCGGCGTGCCCACTGGACGAGCTGATCGACGAGCGTCAACGAAGACGCGTCGTGCGGGGCGGGAATCTGGTCGAGCGCGGCAGACATAGGAGGCTCCAACTGTACCGAACACTATCGGGACGATTGTACCGTTACTGTGCAGGTGGGCAACGCTACATTTGGGCTGAAGGGCCAACCCGCGCCAGCAAACGGTTATGCTTACGGCCCCGGCACACCGCCTGCCTTCCCGCGGGTCCGCCGGCCCCAGCGCAGAATCCGTTTTGTACATCGCCATGACCGCACACACGCTTCGAATCGACCACCTCGTGATTTCCGCCCGCACGCTCGACGAGGGCACCCAGTATGTCGCCGACACGCTTGGCGTGGAGCCGGCCGGCGGCGGCGCACATCCGCTGATGCGCACTCACAACCGGCTGCTGAATCTGTGGGACGGCGTGTATCTCGAGGTGATTGCAGTCCATCCGGACGCCGAGGCTCCCGCCAGCGGCGCCGACGCCCGCCCGCGCCTGTTCGCGCTCGATGCCGCGGCGACCCACGAGCGCCTCGCCAGTGGCCCCTATCTGTCGCATTGGGTCGTGCGTGTCGAGCGGCCGAAGGACCTGCCGCGCTGGCAGGCGCAGTATCCGCAGCGGATCCCGCCGGTCGTGCCAATGAGTCGCGGTGTGTTCACCTGGGGGCTGTCAGTGCCGGACGACGGTGCGTTCCCAGGCTGGCAAGGCGCCGGCGACGGCATCGTGCCGACGCTGATTCAGTGGGACACGCCGCAGCACCCTTCGGACGTGTTGCCGGAAACCGGACTGGCGCTGAAGTCGCTCAAGGGCATTCACCCGCAGGCGGAGACCGTGGCGGCCCACCTGCGCTGGCTCGGCGCGGCACACCTGATCGCCCTGTCGGCGCCGGACATTGCCGAGGGCAAAGGTGACGGCGAAGGTACGGTCGAGACCGCAACGCTAGTGGCCGAAATCGAAACCCCGAACGGCCTGCGCACCCTGAAATAGTTGCACGAGCATTGACGCGAGCGCGCCGCTCGCCGCAGCAAACCAAGGCGCAGTGCGCCTTGCGACGCGCCCGTGGCAAGGCCACTCGCGCGATAATCGAAGCTTTTGACGAATCCGATCCAGCAACACCTGTCGAGGACAACATGGACCATAGCGACCTTCAAGCCCCCACGTGGCAACTTTCCGAACGCGCACGCAAGCTCACCAGCTCGGCGATTCGCGAAATCCTGAAGGTCACCGAACGGCCCGAAGTCATCTCGTTCGCGGGCGGCCTGCCGTCCCCGGCCACCTTCCCTGCAGAAAGAATGCGTGAGGCATCGGACCGGATCCTGCGCGATTCGCCCGCCGCGGCGCTGCAATACAGTGCAACCGAAGGCTACCTGCCGCTGCGCGAATGGATCGCCGCACGCCACTCGGTCAACGGCGCGCAAATCCGCGCCTCGCAGGTGCTCGTCACCACCGGTTCGCAGCAAGCGCTCGATCTGCTCGGCAAGGTGCTGGTTTGCCCAGACAGTCCGGTGCTGGTCGAAACACCGACGTATCTCGGCGCGTTGCAATCGTTTTCAATGTACGAGCCGCGCTACGTCCAGGTCGCGACTGACGACAACGGTTTGATCCCCTCGGCGCTCACGCCCGAGCTGACGGCCGGTGCACGCCTCCTGTACACGCAGCCGAATTTCCAGAATCCGACTGGCCGCCGTCTACCGCTCGAGCGCCGCCGCGCCCTCGCCGAACTGG
It encodes:
- a CDS encoding PLP-dependent aminotransferase family protein, translating into MSAALDQIPAPHDASSLTLVDQLVQWARRRIEERVFRAGMRMPSIRKLALDKGVSRFTVVEAYERLVAQGYLDSRRGSGFYVRERLAAPMPGERRQNPEAAPATKTIDVVWLLRNMLQTSTRPERGPGLGFLPSRWLDGELITGALRTLGRQSGAQMLSFGTPQGFLPLRQQLQTRLEELEIGASPDQIVLASGITQAIDLISRIFVQPGDAVIVGDPAWFQMFGRFVSQGAHLVGMPYTPDGPDLDAFETLVQMWRPKMLVINSVLQNPTGTSLTAAQAFRILRLAEEYDFIVVEDDVYGDLCPPGYPATRLASLDQLKRVIYLGSFSKTLAANLRVGFIACSPEVAKAVTDQKMLVGMTSPELNERVLYKILTEGHYRRHVERLRARLDGVRDKSARMLEKTGMKLFQTPGAGIFLWADTGVDSDVLAAAAHEAGFLLTPGSLFSPQQSPSSWTRFNVANCGDPALPAFLCRYLDGVARRAS
- the htpG gene encoding molecular chaperone HtpG; this encodes MAQETMSFQAEVKQLLQLMIHSLYSNKEIFLRELISNASDAADKLRFEAIGNNALYENDPNLRIRISYDKAARTVTIDDNGIGMSRDEAVSHLGTIARSGTKEFFGKLSGDQQKDAALIGQFGVGFYSGFIVADKITVETRRAGLSAAEGVRWESAGEGDFAVETIERAQRGTTITLHLRPEEDELLSSHRLKSIIQKYSDHVALPILMQKEEWDAEKSEMVTKDEDETVNQASALWTRSKSDITDEQYKQFYQHLSHDHQEPLTWTHNRVEGRSEYTQLLYVPSAAPFDMWNRDHRGGLKLYVKRVFIMDDAEQLLPTYLRFIKGVVDSSDLPLNVSREILQESRDVKAIREGVTKRSLSMLEDLANADNDADKQKYATFWKEFGQALKEGVGEDFANKDRIAKLIRFASTHNESPEQTVSLADYVARMKPEQTKIYYVTADTFQAATHSPHLEVFRKKGVEVLLLTDRVDEWMLSFLNEFDGKPLQSVARGDLDLGALNDEEKQAQEKVSEELKPLVEKMKEALKDKAKDVRLTFRLTDSPSCLVADDGEMSGYLQRMLKAAGQQAPSFHPILEVNPEHALVKTLHTDSANFDDWCHLLFDQAMLAEGGALEDPASFVKRTNTLLLARAG
- a CDS encoding tetratricopeptide repeat protein; amino-acid sequence: MSETNAVTLDDPVYLVWSALCELGFDAAQHRAVALAQDGVTPQIHADLCASAGQFEQAYHSASLSGGETLSGGRYARLALFADALGKQDVAKRYSELAVGAQSVEASIQWIAWLIDSCQAHSAAAHMLRAYGRHAPQDGRAPWWLAIALSSMPGPVASAERREALLRAYALDPAIHPALPLQLALAYREIRDWDTVERVCREVLAKHPADAEISWQLSHAQWQRNDAAGAEATMRAVDAAAPGNAAVLAAIGQYLAEQARYDESEAMLHASLALDPDAALPAVDLADLELRRGDWSAAWPRFEARLKRDDREVNNIVALMANLCPRWRGEPLAGKTLVVHSEQGNGDDIQMVRFLPELAARVHDEGGRLVLAVRRALAPLFRRFYADCVSIEEGPLGKPDFGLPMMSLPLTLGLQLDQVRGGAYLQADPQRLAHWQKKVRVDDAPSPLLHVGLVWSGSPTHRRDAKRSIPLASLAPVLALPGVVFYPLTPGLSADVAAMTAQGYRVRDLTGRYEAGFDDVAALVAALDAVVTVDSAPLHLGGSLGRPVLAMLDHVSHWCWGNAETQPWYDSVQLYRQPEPGAWATVVERVAARLRTMVEHGRTRHADCSR
- a CDS encoding VOC family protein: MTAHTLRIDHLVISARTLDEGTQYVADTLGVEPAGGGAHPLMRTHNRLLNLWDGVYLEVIAVHPDAEAPASGADARPRLFALDAAATHERLASGPYLSHWVVRVERPKDLPRWQAQYPQRIPPVVPMSRGVFTWGLSVPDDGAFPGWQGAGDGIVPTLIQWDTPQHPSDVLPETGLALKSLKGIHPQAETVAAHLRWLGAAHLIALSAPDIAEGKGDGEGTVETATLVAEIETPNGLRTLK
- a CDS encoding chorismate--pyruvate lyase family protein produces the protein MAIRFNAADAHWRVAPLPGFSRDQKDWLTRGGSLTAHLRTLGAVAVRVTREAVALPWADECDALGVECRAPVWVREVVLSVDGTPFVAAHSIAPLAASVGVWQAMRKLRTRPLAELLYSDSSVARSALVSRRLTARHPLYRLAAREIGEGHRHPQALVARRSVFERHGAPLMVTECMLPALWTHLVSSKAELSGHEPQRIHVREHGRPLEHTASRAHPVQRETRKG
- a CDS encoding mobilization protein, whose product is MSNIHFIGGEKGGVGKSLVARVLAQYFIDTNVPFLGFDTDRSHGALLRFYGDYAAPAVLDRHDSLDPVMEAALEDPQRRILVDLAAQTQQPLAKWLDDSDVLTVAEESGLTLTWWHVMDSGRDSVDLLRQWLDQFGGRLKLVIVLNEVRGDRFEILEASGERARAEALGASVITLRHLPDTTMQKIDQQSTSFWAAVNHPDRAATGLGLLERQRVKIWLQRVYGELAKLGV
- a CDS encoding OmpA family protein encodes the protein MRRFLSASACAMAALVLAGCAAPLDRAKETSLNQAVGIEVKPVAGGVSVKLPETALFDFGKSEIRPDAAAVINRSAVLLNRSKKPILVEGYTDNVGTLEYNQQLSEARATAVGYALVARGVATERIRTKGNAYNNPVASNDTPEGRALNRRTEILVHGETMDTLMGR
- a CDS encoding DNA-deoxyinosine glycosylase; the encoded protein is MTTQKRCFPPVVDANTRVLVLGSLPGEVSLAQSQYYAHKQNRFWHLIGDVIGEEVHSLDYLARLQTLLRHRVGLWDVVAEAQREGSLDSRIRNHASNDLTALVESLPHLVAVAFNGGTAARLGMRALLGAAGKVEFISLPSSSPAYTVPYTDKLKAWEALRGWLVEPSSPKVVQSGRT
- a CDS encoding spermidine synthase, translated to MTKLIKRASAEARAFRNREAESVATRQKTLRTGKRAQRDEDLDDAPQIEAPRKPRFAPVTFSEESGVRYLHFGTEWVQGAMRLRKPDHIELEYAQQMMAWLLFLEAPKRIVQLGLGAAALTKFAYRFLKSSNVEAVELNPAVVIAARTMFQLPSDDARLTVHETDAWDFVNDRTNHGTIGALQIDVYDATARGPVLDSVAFYRAVRACLTDAGLVTVNLFGDHPSFVRNMKRMNEAFDGRVVALPEVHDGNRVAIAFSGPALDVPFTTLEARARLIEAELGLPARQWIKGLRESTGQHGGSFSI